DNA from Amorphoplanes friuliensis DSM 7358:
CGTGTCGAACCACTGCGTACCGACGGAACTGACGACGACCGAGCCGATGACGCCGGCCAGCATGACGAAGAATGCGGCCACCACACCCCAGACGAGCCAGGCGGCCGGGGTCGCCACGATGCTGCGCCGCGCCGCCATCAGCCCTTCCCTCCGGCCGTCGACCCGGTGTAGAGCAGCGCCCGCCAGCCGAGCACGGCTCCGATCACGATCAACTCCACCAGGCCCATCAGTACGGCCACAGCCGACGCGAGCGGGTAGTCGTAGCGGACGTACGCGGCGTCGTACGCGGCGATCGACATCACCCGCGTGGTCCCGGACGGGTCCCCGACCAGCACCGCCGACGGGAAGACGCTGAACGCCAGCACGAACGTCAGGCAGAACGTGGTGGCGAGTCCGGGCGCCAGGAGCGGCAGGGTGATCCGCCGGAAGCGCTGCCAGCGCCCGGCGCCGAGGGTCGCGGCGGCGCGTTCGAGGCTCGGGTCGATGCCCGACAGGTACGACAGGACCAGCAGGAACGCGAACGGGAAGCCGGTGATGACCAGCGAGAAGAAGACACCCCAGTAGTTGTTGGTCAGGCGTACGGGTGCGTCGGCGAGCCCGGTGCTCAGCAGCGTGCGGTTGAACCAGCCGGTCGGCCCGAGGAAGTTCAGCAGGCCCTGCGCCGTCAGCACCGTGCCGAGGGTGATCGGCACGACCAGCACGGTGGTCAGCAACCGCTTGCCCCGGAACCGCCCCCGCATCCGGTACGCGATCGGCACCGAAGCGAGCACGTTCAGCAGCGCGGCAGGCAACGACAACTGCAACGTCGTCCCGATCGTGTCCCGCAGGTACGCGTCGGTGAAGAACTCCCTGTACGCCCCCAGCGCCCCGCCCTCCACGGGCTGGAACGACAGGCCCACGCCGTACAGGAAGGGGTAGATGAAGAGCAGGAGGACAAA
Protein-coding regions in this window:
- a CDS encoding ABC transporter permease; the encoded protein is MVALRHRLAERGIDRQLLLLIPAAVFVLLLFIYPFLYGVGLSFQPVEGGALGAYREFFTDAYLRDTIGTTLQLSLPAALLNVLASVPIAYRMRGRFRGKRLLTTVLVVPITLGTVLTAQGLLNFLGPTGWFNRTLLSTGLADAPVRLTNNYWGVFFSLVITGFPFAFLLVLSYLSGIDPSLERAAATLGAGRWQRFRRITLPLLAPGLATTFCLTFVLAFSVFPSAVLVGDPSGTTRVMSIAAYDAAYVRYDYPLASAVAVLMGLVELIVIGAVLGWRALLYTGSTAGGKG